A window from Podospora bellae-mahoneyi strain CBS 112042 chromosome 1 map unlocalized CBS112042p_1, whole genome shotgun sequence encodes these proteins:
- a CDS encoding uncharacterized protein (EggNog:ENOG503NVN9; COG:S), with amino-acid sequence MTSHKNDGPKLPVQQLAILAIARFAEPLALTSVFPYLPEMIASFGVEKNEVARWAGLTGAIFSISQSCTAVAWGRASDKFGRKPIILIGLLSTMICFLVWGMSTSLPMAITARAIMGSGNGNVGIIRTMVAEMVPERVLQPKAFSLMPLVWSIGSVFGPAFGGFFAQPAKQFPNVFGNIEFFKTYPFALPNIMACCVFFISFMTGLLFLKETLESKRNKRDWGLELGEKLTRPFHRSKRTKNLRRRSFVDSEASAPLLAQSAMSSSSSHLESKHSDPVSMKDIFAPQTSINLICYTFLALHSVAYDQVLPVFLNYPRVIPDEHNTSLPFKFTGGFGLSSDKIGTIYTVYGISCGVIQFFLFPKLCAKFGVLGIYRFATVVFPIIYFLTPYTVLVQDTTARYIFFLTIMLVKGFVVIVAFPCTTILLTNSATSLRILGTLNGVATTFSGLGRAAGPAAAGAVFSWGVQRGYVIAAWWFLGLIALMGTIPPWFIIEGDGPTASSTATSTSTSDGEEESLLQRDDDDDSSVDGYDEVAVLEALEGEESESETEPGKERKKRTTNGSYGTMNKGPAS; translated from the exons ATGACTAGTCATAAGAATGATGGGCCAAAGCTGCCTGTGCAGCAGCTGGCCATTCTCG CCATTGCCAGGTTCGCCGAGCCCCTTGCACTTACCTCAGTCTTCCCCTATCTTCCAGAGATGATCGCCAGCTTTGGGGTAGAGAAGAATGAGGTTGCAAGATGGGCAGGTCTTACCGGTGCCATATTCTCTATAAGTCAGAGCTGTACGGCTGTGGCATGGGGACGGGCGTCAGATAAATTTGGAAGGAAACCCATCATCCTGATAGGGTTGCTCAGCACGATGATTTGCTTTCTTGTCTGGGGTATGTCGACAAGCTTGCCCATGGCCATCACCGCAAGAGCTATCATGGGAAGCGGCAACGGCAATG TTGGCATCATCAGAACCATGGTAGCCGAAATGGTGCCGGAAAGAGTTCTTCAGCCCAAAGCCTTCTCGCTCATGCCCCTTGTGTGGTCAATAGGCTCTGTCTTTGGGCCTGCCTTTGGTGGCTTCTTTGCTCAGCCTGCCAAGCAGTTTCCCAACGTTTTTGGAAACATTGAGTTCTTCAAGACTTACCCCTTTGCTTTGCCAAATATCATGGCATGCTGTGTGTTTTTCATTTCTTTCATGACCGGGTTGTTGTTCCTCAAG GAAACACTCGAAAGCAAACGCAACAAACGCGACTGGGGCCTTGAGCTCGGCGAGAAACTAACTCGTCCCTTCCACCGCTCCAAGCGTACCAAGAATCTCAGGAGGCGCTCCTTTGTTGACAGCGAGGCATCTGCCCCTCTGCTTGCCCAGTCCGCCATGTCAAGCAGCTCTTCGCACTTGGAATCCAAGCACTCCGATCCAGTATCGATGAAGGACATTTTCGCCCCTCAGACGTCGATAAACCTCATTTGCTACACCTTCTTGGCTCTTCACTCAGTAGCGTACGACCAAGTCCTGCCTGTGTTCCTCAACTATCCCCGTGTGATTCCTGACGAGcacaacacctccctcccgtTCAAGTTCACCGGCGGCTTCGGCCTCAGCTCGGACAAAATCGGCACAATCTACACGGTCTACGGCATCTCCTGTGGAGTGATTCAGTTTTTCCTGTTTCCCAAGCTGTGTGCCAAGTTTGGTGTGCTGGGAATCTACCGCTTTGCCA CCGTCGTATTCCCTATAATATACTTCTTGACGCCCTACACAGTTCTCGTCCAGGATACCACCGCTCGGtacatcttcttcttgaccatcATGCTGGTCAAAGGATTTGTCGTTATTGTCGCCTTCCCTTGCACCACCATACTCCTGACCAACTCTGCTACCTCCCTCCGGATCCTTGGGACCTTGAACGGAGTAGCGACGACCTTTTCCGGACTAGGGAGAGCTGCGGGGCCCGCCGCTGCCGGTGCGGTCTTCAGCTGGGGCGTGCAGAGAGGATACGTGATTGCAGCGTGGTGGTTCCTGGGGTTAATCGCCTTGATGGGGACGATCCCGCCTTGGTTTATTATCGAAGGTGATGGCCCTACCGCTTCCTCGACAGCCACATCAACTTCCACCTCTgacggggaagaagagagccTGCTCCAGcgtgacgacgacgacgatagCAGCGTTGACGGGTACGACGAAGTAGCTGTTTTAGAAGCattggagggcgaggagtcAGAATCGGAGACTGAGCCcgggaaagaaaggaaaaagaggaCAACGAACGGGAGTTATGGAACAATGAATAAGGGGCCAGCGAGTTGA
- a CDS encoding uncharacterized protein (COG:I; COG:Q; EggNog:ENOG503NXAM) yields the protein MASKVTLGPVLAVTTAVSIGVAKKFDLPLAQTVGTALAAAIPFYLFVWLSYLYPIYFSELRHVPTVPGNPLIGQFFTIITEECGVPQRRWHKELGPIIRYYFPFGAERLSVADDEALKHMTVKNPYNYPKPVRAKLWMVRILGEGILLAEGTDHVVQRKALTAGFSIGAIRSLTPIFWEKSLIMAKLWKKEMTTSHLRVKSFEALEWLNRCTLDIIGKAGFGYDINSLEDPDVPIREAYRLVFAFDLFSRLLHGMQAFIPASKHIPSKMNRDMETSRGIILDKATEIITTKLDEAENNIGKKDILALIAKENKKLKENGEEGLSFDTMRDQIMTFLGAGHDTTATAVAWTVHLLSTHPEIQSKLREEIREHMPFLFDASTRHDPRLLASVDPDKLPFMDNVCRESLRYIPPIPMTVRQSIADDTLGRYKVPGGTVIYVLANTINRLPCYWGETADEFDPDRWDDLPPSVVPNAFMTFLQGPRGCIGRKFAETEMKILLCVLLSEFEFGRDYETADPEEWKMWRLVLRPKEGVTVRVSLLGGSEEVVIDGGKRQG from the coding sequence ATGGCCTCAAAAGTCACTCTCGGCCCCGTGCTGGCGGTAACCACAGCAGTATCCATCGGTGTCGCGAAGAAATTCGACCTGCCTCTGGCCCAGACTGTCGGGACAGCGTTGGCAGCAGCCATTCCCTTCTACCTTTTCGTCTGGCTGAGCTATCTTTACCCAATCTACTTCTCCGAACTGAGACACGTTCCCACAGTCCCGGGTAACCCTCTCATAGGGCagttcttcaccatcatcaccgaggaGTGCGGCGTCCCCCAGCGTCGCTGGCACAAGGAGCTCGGTCCCATCATCCGCTACTACTTCCCCTTTGGCGCCGAGAGACTGTCCGTtgccgacgacgaagccCTCAAGCACATGACGGTGAAAAACCCGTACAACTACCCCAAGCCCGTTCGGGCCAAGCTCTGGATGGTCCGCATTCTCGGTGagggcatcctcctcgccgaaGGCACCGACCACGTCGTCCAGCGCAAGGCCCTCACAGCCGGCTTCTCCATCGGCGCTATCCGCTCGCTCACGCCCATCTTTTGGGAAAAGTCCCTCATCATGGCCAAGctctggaagaaggagatgaccacctcccacctcagGGTCAAATCGTTCGAGGCGTTGGAATGGCTGAACCGCTGCACCCTCGACATCATCGGCAAGGCCGGTTTCGGGTACGACATCAACTCCCTCGAGGACCCTGACGTCCCCATCCGCGAGGCCTACCGCCTCGTCTTCGCCTTTGACCTCTTttctcgcctcctccacgggATGCAAGCTTTCATCCCTGCCTCGAAGCACATCCCCTCCAAGATGAATCGCGACATGGAAACCTCTCGGGGTATCATCCTCGACAAAGCTACCGAGATCATTACCACCAAGCTCGACGAGGCGGAGAACAACATCGGCAAGAAGGACATCCTTGCTCTGATTGCGAAAGAGaacaagaagctcaaggagaacggggaggaggggctgtCGTTTGACACGATGCGGGATCAGATCATGACGTTTCTGGGGGCGGGGCATGACACCACTGCCACGGCGGTGGCGTGGACTGTTCATCTTTTGTCGACGCACCCTGAAATTCAGAGCAAACTCCGTGAGGAAATCCGGGAGCACATGCCCTTTTTGTTTGACGCCTCCACCCGCCATGATCCTCGTCTTTTGGCGTCCGTAGACCCGGATAAGCTCCCCTTCATGGACAACGTCTGCAGGGAATCACTGAGATACATCCCCCCGATCCCCATGACAGTAAGGCAGTCCATCGCGGACGACACTTTGGGTCGGTACAAAGTCCCGGGTGGGACTGTGATCTACGTGCTTGCCAACACGATCAACCGGCTTCCGTGCTACTGGGGGGAAACGGCGGATGAGTTTGACCCGGACAGGTGGGATGATTTGCCGCCGAGTGTGGTGCCGAACGCGTTTATGACTTTTTTGCAGGGGCCGAGGGGGTGTATTGGGCGGAAGTTTGCCGAGACGGAGATGAAGATTTTGTTATGTGTGCTGCTGAGCGAGTTTGAGTTTGGGAGGGATTATGAGACGGCTGATCCGGAGGAATGGAAGATGTGGAGGTTGGTTTTGAGGCCTAAGGAGGGGGTTACGGTTAGGGTTTccttgttgggggggagtgaggaggtggtgattgatgggggGAAAAGGCAGGGGTAG
- a CDS encoding uncharacterized protein (COG:U; EggNog:ENOG503P0TV), with product MMASLSNVLHIIMCFRKRQPSHDESPIPDIPPEIPMPACQDSNRPSSFGGLVSQHNLQRIGIPPLKTESITNNDKLSAVSHVSGATRNPPPIRTPQEMANVPKNVLLEEVLGGLRQLAASPTPLTPTSVRRKYPISMTEQRHPGKPDAKIHWSTKPFEVPRDAVTPELPMSEKGDPLAEARYVSGIPLACLMAGLMFAVFLTSIDRTIISTAIPNITEEFKSTPDIGWYGSAYMLTACAFQPMFGRIYTIFSVKVSYLVAVFLFELGSLLCGISQTSMTLIIGRAIAGLGCAGILTGSFVVVSTTIPLHLRPVFIAIVGLMFGIGASLGPLLGGVFTDLVTWRWCFYINLPVGGATAAAMMIFFHPAKNKGANRPFWQRILALDILGNALLLAASIMLFLALEYTTQGVAWSSAEVIGLLTGCGVVAVIFMAWQWWKGDEALMPPRIVTQRTVAASCGMAFMTYGALINLTFFLPIWFQAIKDDSAIGSGVNMIPYFLVNAFFSLLAGIFVTRIGYVTPPAVIGSAIGTIGLGLLTLLNPRTTTGQWVGYEMVCSVGFGMSIQQGFTAVQTVLAEDDMAVGTAAVVASQSLGGAIILSIGNSVFQHQLLKASEANILPGVDIKKLIDVGAASFHNLVLDDELPLMLEVYNAALRLVFIVGIPMGAMAAIISCFLEFKSVKANKEGDVAKTRAEDVAQKA from the exons ATGATGGCTTCTCTGAGTAACGTTCTTCATATCATCATGTGCTTTCGAAAGCGCCAGCCCTCTCATGATGAGAGCCCAATACCAGACATCCCCCCCGAGATTCCCATGCCGGCATGTCAAGACAGCAACCGCCCCAGCAGCTTTGGCGGCCTAGTCAGCCAACACAACCTCCAGAGAATCGGCATCCCACCCCTCAAAACCGagtccatcaccaacaatgaCAAGCTCTCAGCCGTCTCACATGTGTCCGGTGCGACCCGGAATCCCCCACCGATTCGCACGCCACAGGAGATGGCCAACGTACCCAAGAACGTGCTCCTAGAAGAAGTCCTTGGCGGCCTGCGGCAACTAGCCGCGTCCCCGACCCCCTTGACACCTACCAGTGTTCGACGAAAGTACCCGATTTCCATGACTGAGCAGCGACATCCAGGGAAACCTGACGCAAAAATCCATTGGAGCACAAAGCCATTTGAGGTTCCGAGGGACGCAGTGACCCCGGAACTTCCCATGTCGGAGAAGGGTGACCCTCTGGCAGAGGCCCGTTATGTCTCTGGTATTCCTCTGGCGTGCCTGATGGCTGGGCTGATGTTTGCGGTGTTTTTGACTTCGATTGATAGAACGATTATATCAACG GCTATTCCGAATATTACCGAGGAGTTCAAGTCAACACCGGATATTGGCTGGTATGGCTCAGCATATATGCTCACAGCCTGTGCCTTTCAGCCCATGTTTGGTCGCATCTATACGATTTTCTCTGTTAAAGTCTCGTATCTGGTAGCCGTGTTTCTCTTTGAACTGGGATCGTTACTCTGCGGTATATCACAGACGTCCATGACTTTGATCATCGGGCGAGCCATTGCAGGGCTGGGGTGTGCAGGCATCCTCACTGGGAGCTTCGTTGTCGTTTCAACCACGATTCCGTTGCATTTGAGGCCTGTTTTCATTGCTATTGTTGGGCTAAT GTTTGGGATCGGTGCTTCCCTTGGACCCCTGCTGGGTGGTGTTTTTACAGACTTGGTG ACATGGCGATGGTGCTtctacatcaacctccccgttGGCGGTGCCACAGCCGCGGCCATGATGATTTTCTTTCATCCAGCAAAGAACAAGGGAGCCAACCGGCCATTCTGGCAACGTATCTTGGCCTTGGATATCCTTGGAAATGCGCTTCTCCTGGCGGCGTCCATCATGCTCTTCCTGGCGCTCGAGTACACAACCCAGGGGGTGGCCTGGTCAAGTGCAGAGGTTATCGGACTCTTGACTGGGTGTGGCGTCGTGGCCGTCATCTTCATGGCGTGGCAATGGTGGAAAGGAGATGAGGCGCTGATGCCGCCTCGGATTGTCACTCAGCGTACGGTGGCTGCTTCTTGCGGTATGGCGTTCATGACCTATGGTGCGCTCATCAACctgaccttcttcttgcccatcTGGTTCCAAGCAATCAAGGATGACAGCGCTATTGGTTCGGGTGTCAACATGATCCCCTACTTTTTGGTAAACGCCTTCTTTTCGCTCTTGGCTGGCATATTTGTCACCAGGATCGGTTACGTCACGCCTCCAGCCGTGATTGGAAGTGCTATCGGTACTATTGGTCTTGGATTGCTGACGCTCTTGAATCCGCGCACCACGACGGGGCAGTGGGTGGGCTACGAGATGGTGTGCAGTGTAGGGTTTGGCATGTCGATCCAACAGGGATTCACAGCTGTTCAGACGGTACTTGCGGAGGACGACATGGCGGTTGGAAcagcagcggtggtggcgtCACAGTCGTTGGGAGGCGCCATCATCCTATCGATCGGAAACAGCGTGTTTCAACACCAGCTCTTGAAGGCATCAGAGGCTAATATCCTGCCCGGAGTCGACATCAAGAAGCTTATCGATGTCGGTGCGGCTTCATTCCATAATCTTGTACTGGATGATGAGCTGCCATTAATGTTGGAGGTGTACAATGCTGCACTGCGATTGGTGTTTATTGTGGGCATCCCCATGGGTGCAATGGCTGCCATCATTTCGTGCTTCCTCGAGTTCAAGTCAGTCAAGGCGAACAAGGAGGGTGATGTGGCGAAAACTCGTGCCGAGGATGTCGCGCAAAAAGCGTAA
- the tfs1 gene encoding transcription elongation factor TFIIS (BUSCO:EOG092645TJ; COG:K; EggNog:ENOG503NVD2) — translation MDDRSLTKRIQTLHKAAAKEPPSVVLQLLEELKKEPAPTEEQLRSTKAGVVVGKMRSNTNKDIARLATEIVSKWRKNVDSAKDKRKVELAKDSPTPKSVSSPLPPSSSSNKPYEGDTERRHFKTDKVDLKRTGHQARDGCIGVLYNGLAYRATESVEEVVRLAMEVEAAAFRVFKGDTPEYRQKIRGLMTSLKRKDNPALGKRVRSGAITPDTFVKMTDVELASDAQRAEDEKLQQENMKKAQVPMAEKSISDALKCGKCGQKKVSYSQAQTRSADEPMTTFCECTVCGNRWKFS, via the exons ATGGACGATCGATCGCTCACCAAGCGCATCCAGACGCTGCACAAGGCTGCTGCGAAAGAGCCTCCATCCGTGGTCCTCCAGTTgctggaggagttgaagaaggagccTGCCCCGACTGAAGAGCAGCTTCGT TCCACCAAAgccggcgtcgtcgtcggtaAAATGCgatcaaacaccaacaaagaCATCGCGAGATTGGCTACCGAGATCGTGTCCAAATGGAGGAAGAACGTCGACTCGGCCAAGGACAAGCGCAAGGTTGAACTCGCCAAGGACTCGCCCACCCCGAAGAGCGTCAGCTcgcctctccctccatcatcatcctccaacaaGCCATACGAGGGCGATACCGAGAGACGGCATTTCAAGACGGACAAGGTAGATCTCAAGCGCACCGGTCATCAAGCTCGCGACGGCTGTATCGGCGTTCTTTACAACGGCCTGGCATACAGGGCCACAGAGtctgtcgaggaggttgtcagACTCGCCatggaggtggaggctgcCGCTTTCAGAGTTTTCAAGGGCGACACGCCAGAGTATCGCCAAAAGATTCGCGGCCTCATGACCAGTTTGAAGCGCAAGGACAACCCTGCCTTGGGAAAGCGCGTGCGATCCGGAGCCATCACGCCGGACACGTTTGTCAAGATGACGGACGTTGAGCTTGCCTCGGATGCCCAGCgtgccgaggacgagaagcTGCAGCAGGAGAACATGAAGAAGGCGCAGGTGCCCATGGCAGAGAAGTCGATCAGTGATGCTCTCAAGTGTGGCAAGTGCGGGCAGAAGAAGGTATCGTACAGCCAGGCTCAGACTAGGTCTGCTGATGAGCCGATGACGACATTTTGCGAATGCACTGTGTGCGGTAACAGGTGGAAG TTCTCCTAG
- a CDS encoding uncharacterized protein (EggNog:ENOG503P712; COG:S), protein MECPPPSKRPRLSLNNNPLEVEEDPLEDELLSLPSEVNARRDPNARLERSRQRAVNKLKTAFESIFERYGRDFEGVGDEVDLRTGRIVVNNGHIEGMRGSDLLVGESEDEGDGEGENGGGNGGEEYNEEERLLQGVGDAQGLSRLGQDVMLPQMMGMNMGGGVMLPQMMGQSELAMEGGFGGWPGMMGQMGLSNMGFEGQMGPGVMFSGQIGGGMMFPGQMEGFSGWPVEYGPPIDLQTSDPTWQAPELPPSYMYRPAAMTDAPQVKKKRISLAAPRDEQGDNEDDVLLGVFTKDKGMETTETPIKQKLLLPKPPPDTGPEKKKRGPGKRKSKVGSDTPKESAYKDAEKDVAKAPSPPRDGVAMAEAESTPSKTDGVQSDVEIVTADISSPTTEPEPTATLVETESPKTPEQKPTVMAVRSRPPPVQDSVPAEDPDVYIYVSDSEHKSARKPRNQSLRVEIVAKTPLDISSFRAVTPEQSEGDHPISQEKDGEENVPRATMIPLAPEEKETNHSTRPPAVESGIEANGQPEPPGELFTRHVVDAEYDLSDEDQPMQKTQRQPQKQAGASRKKDESLLRKTLRKPLGIVASDTNTSDKPHDVPMPDAGNLNPKDSSLENQVNREDERVAVELKESSPQPAPPIINTESSIPDIMVRPPQITEVIYTIGSEETPWPNRRKGRPSFRGRDPRGEIPDSDPIGGFSTQEDLDDDVRPPSPSLSFNGDEETTLEIPDSYIELSSEMGIVEEETPRNHTVPSPTLSSCAPDDEMLGPIASISLQPQDTEMLDSAPIASSPGPAEISDPVPALSSQSQDGAVTDTTSSPLPGTPHDNINNMTLESIAITSSPLISKPAQRKGDFHLRPSTPSYLTTPPRRPRGRPPKAKPTPPTIPATTPLSTISNTPTAAEPAKTPAPKPPPTTVKPTTTPTVTKPTKTPTSKRPAPSTKPTKDPTSKPPPVSSSITPTAKRKRRSGVLSLLSDSEDDELAVLSPSVSSVTPIMRSSPASNHVRLFSRVSGTPRGTYLVKKPEGSARKRDKKESFMARVAVKRQMKIVKGGGEDKGKGGRCEGGCGKVFCFGCVRRGES, encoded by the coding sequence ATGGAGTGCCCCCCTCCGAGCAAGCGCCCCCGCCTTTCGttgaacaacaaccccctagAAGTAGAGGAGGATCCACTAGAAGACGAACTCTTGTCGCTGCCGTCAGAAGTCAACGCGAGACGGGATCCGAATGCGAGGCTGGAACGGTCGAGACAGCGGGCGGTGAACAAGCTCAAGACGGCGTTTGAGAGCATCTTTGAGAGGTACGGGagggattttgagggggtgggggacgAGGTTGATTTGAGAACTGGGAGGATAGTGGTTAATAATGGGCATAttgaggggatgagggggagtgACCTTTTGGTTGGCgagagtgaggatgagggggatggggagggggagaatggggggggcaatgggggggaggaatataatgaggaggagaggcttCTTCAGGGTGTGGGAGATGCTCAAGGACTGAGTAGGTTGGGGCAGGATGTGATGCTGCCgcagatgatggggatgaatatgggagggggggtgatgcTTCCACAGATGATGGGGCAGTCGGAATTGGCGATggagggtgggtttggggggtggcCTGGGATGATGGGACAGATGGGGTTGTCGAATATGGGATTTGAAGGGCAGATGGGGCCGGGTGTGATGTTTTCTGGACAGATTGGGGGGGGTATGATGTTTCCGGGACAGATGGAAGGGTTTAGTGGGTGGCCGGTGGAATATGGACCGCCGATCGATCTACAGACCAGCGATCCGACTTGGCAGGCGCCGGAGCTGCCGCCTTCGTATATGTACCGGCCTGCAGCTATGACGGATGCGCCtcaggtgaagaagaagcggaTTTCACTTGCTGCGCCAAGGGATGAGCAGGGCGATAATGAGGACGATGTTTTGCTGGGGGTTTTTACGAAGGATAAGGGTATGGAGACGACGGAGACGCCGATAAAGCAGAAGTTGCTGTTGCCGAAGCCGCCGCCTGATACGGGGccggaaaagaagaagaggggacCTGGAAAAAGAAAGTCCAAGGTTGGATCGGATACACCCAAAGAATCAGCGTATAAAGATGCGGAAAAGGATGTGGCGAAAGCGCCTTCGCCGCCACGGGACGGTGTTGCGATGGCTGAGGCGGAGAGTACTCCTTCGAAGACGGACGGAGTTCAGTCAGATGTTGAGATTGTGACGGCGGACATCAGTTCTCCAACAACTGAACCGGAACCGACTGCAACGCTTGTAGAAACCGAGAGCCCGAAGACTCCAGAACAGAAGCCTACGGTGATGGCTGTCCGgtcacgaccaccaccagttcAAGATTCAGTACCTGCCGAGGATCCAGATGTCTACATCTACGTGTCTGATTCAGAGCACAAGTCCGCTAGGAAACCGCGAAATCAGAGTCTAAGGGTGGAGATTGTGGCCAAAACTCCACTGGACATCTCCTCGTTCAGGGCTGTTACGCCTGAGCAAAGCGAGGGTGACCATCCTATTTCACAGGAaaaggatggggaggaaaaTGTCCCACGAGCAACAATGATACCTCTGGCGCCCgaggagaaagaaacaaaccaCTCAACCAGACCCCCGGCTGTTGAAAGTGGAATAGAAGCCAACGGCCAGCCGGAGCCGCCAGGAGAACTGTTTACTCGGCATGTAGTGGATGCAGAATACGACCTGTCTGACGAAGATCAGCCCATGCAGAAGACGCAACGGCAGCCACAAAAGCAGGCAGGAGCAAGCCGCAAAAAGGACGAAAGTCTGTTACGGAAAACTCTACGCAAGCCACTTGGCATCGTGGCTTCCGACACAAATACCTCGGACAAGCCACACGATGTGCCGATGCCTGACGCTGGAAATCTTAATCCAAAAGATTCGAGCCTGGAGAATCAGGTTAACCGTGAAGATGAACGCGTCGCGGTAGAGTTGAAAGAATCGTCaccacaaccagcaccacccatTATTAATACAGAATCATCAATACCAGACATTATGGTTCGGCCGCCCCAAATAACAGAAGTTATCTACACAATCGGCAGCGAGGAGACGCCATGGCCAAACAGACGCAAAGGGAGACCATCCTTCAGGGGTAGAGACCCGCGAGGCGAAATCCCAGACTCTGATCCCATCGGCGGTTTCTCGACCCAGGAAGATCTCGACGACGATGTGAggccaccatcgccaagtcTGTCGTTTAATGGAGACGAAGAGACAACGCTGGAAATACCAGATTCTTATATTGAACTGTCAAGTGAGATGGGAATTGTGGAGGAAGAAACCCCGCGAAATCACACGGTTCCGTCGCCAACTCTGTCATCCTGCGCCCCCGATGATGAGATGCTGGGACCGATCGCTTCTATATCTTTACAGCCTCAAGATACTGAGATGTTGGACTCTGCCCCCATTGCATCTTCTCCGGGGCCAGCCGAAATATCAGACCCTGTCCCGGCTCTGTCGTCCCAGTCTCAGGACGGGGCCGTCACGGACACGACATCGTCACCACTGCCAGGTACCCCCCACGACAATATTAACAATATGACGCTAGAAAGCATCGCCATTACATCTTCACCATTGATATCCAAACCAGCCCAACGGAAAGGGGATTTTCACCTCAGGCCTTCCACGCCCTCGTATCTtacaacaccaccgaggaGACCGCGTGGCCGGCCCCCAAAGGcaaaaccaacaccacccaccataCCAGCAACCACACCATTATCCACCATATCAAACACACCAACCGCCGCCGAACCAGCCAAAACCCCagccccaaaaccaccacccaccaccgtcaagccaacaacaacaccaaccgtCACCAAACCGACCAAAACGCCCACATCAAAACGACCAGCACCCTCGACTAAACCAACCAAGGACCCCACctcaaaaccaccccccgtTTCATCCTCAATaacccccaccgccaaaagGAAACGTCGCTCGGGGGTGCTGTCTCTGCTCTCCGACTCGGAAGACGACGAGTTAGCTGTCTTGTCGCCGTCTGTTTCGTCGGTGACGCCCATTATGAGGTCTTCTCCTGCTTCGAACCATGTGAGGTTGTTTTCGAGGGTGAGTGGTACGCCGAGGGGGACATACTTGGTCAAAAAACCCGAGGGCTCGGCAAGGAAAAGGGATAAAAAGGAGAGTTTTATGGCGAGAGTTGCTGTTAAGAGGCAGATGAAGATtgtgaaaggggggggtgaggataagggaaagggggggaggtgtgaaggggggtgtgggaaGGTTTTTTGCTTTGGGtgtgtgaggaggggggaatcATaa